One segment of Brassica napus cultivar Da-Ae chromosome C3, Da-Ae, whole genome shotgun sequence DNA contains the following:
- the LOC106430859 gene encoding SWI/SNF complex component SNF12 homolog, with protein sequence MSGNNNNPQGSAPSPFRSPGMMPSASVPGGFAQSHMATNFQAPFQFTQAQAMAQAQSKVHAQMQAGMGINQAQAPQEIVGLGQSSSPSMTTPGTSSNVKRLMRPPSGFPNNTISPMRTMELTPAPRKKKQKLPEKSLQERVAAILPESALYTQLLEFESRVDAALSRKKVDIQEALKNPPCVQKTLRVYVFNTYANQNNNPNADPPTWTLKIVGRILEDGVDPDQPGFVEKANPLLPKFSSFFKKVQVSLDQRLYPDSPLITWENSRSPAPQEGFEIKRKGNQEFAATIRLEMNYLPEKFKLSTALMDVLGIEVETRPRIIAAIWHYVKARKLQSPNDPSFFNCDAALQKVFGEQKLKFTMVSQKLSHHLSPPPPIHLEHKIKLSGSSPAVSACYDVLVDVPVTIQRDLNNLLAKAEKNKEIEACDEAICAAIRKIHEHRRRRAFFLGFSQSPVEFVNALMESQSKDLKVVAGEASRNAERERGSDFFNQPWVEDAVIRYLNRRPAAGN encoded by the exons ATGTCTGGTAACAACAATAATCCTCAAGGCTCTGCGCCTTCGCCGTTCAGGAGCCCTGGGATGATGCCCTCTGCGTCTGTCCCTGGAGGCTTTGCTCAGTCTCATATGGCAACTAACTTTCAAGCTCCGTTTCAGTTCACTCAAGCTCAGGCCATGGCTCAAGCACAGTCTAAAGTTCATGCACAGATGCAAGCGGGCATGGGGATAAACCAAGCTCAAGCCCCCCAGGAGATTGTTGGGTTGGGTCAGTCTTCTTCGCCTTCTATGACCACTCCTGGAACTAGTTCAAACGTGAAGAGGTTAATGAGACCTCCTTCTGGTTTCCCTAACAACACTATCTCCCCCATGAGAACAATGGAGTTAACTCCTGCTCCAcggaagaagaaacagaagcTTCCCGAAAAGTCTTTGCAGGAACGTGTGGCGGCGATCTTGCCTGAGTCTGCCTTATACACGCAGCTTCTTGAGTTCGAGTCTCGTGTTGATGCTGCGTTGAGTAGAAAGAAGGTTGACATCCAGGAGGCTCTCAAGAACCCTCCTTGCGTACAGAAGACGCTTAGGGTCTACGTGTTCAACACATATGCTAAccaaaacaacaatccaaacgcTGACCCTCCAACATGGACTCTTAAAATCGTTGGTAGGATCTTGGAAGATGGGGTGGATCCGGACCAGCCAGGTTTTGTTGAGAAAGCTAACCCATTGCTTCCAAAGTTCTCGTCTTTCTTCAAGAAGGTACAAGTTAGCCTTGATCAGAGGCTGTACCCTGATAGCCCGTTGATCACATGGGAGAACTCTCGTTCACCTGCCCCTCAGGAAGGGTTTGAGATAAAGAGGAAAGGGAATCAGGAGTTTGCAGCTACTATTCGGTTGGAGATGAACTACCTCCCTGAAAAGTTCAAGCTCTCTACTGCATTGATGGATGTTCTCGGGATTGAGGTTGAGACAAGGCCAAGAATCATCGCTGCGATTTGGCATTACGTCAAGGCGAGGAAACTGCAGAGCCCAAACGACCCTTCTTTCTTCAACTGCGACGCTGCACTTCAGAAAGTTTTTGGGGAACAGAAGTTGAAGTTCACAATGGTCTCTCAGAAGTTATCTCATCACTTGTCACCTCCACCACCGATTCACTTGGAACACAAGATCAAGCTGTCAGGAAGTAGCCCGGCCGTATCAGCGTGTTACGATGTCCTAGTGGATGTACCCGTCACTATCCAAAGGGACTTGAACAACTTGTTGGCTAAGGcagagaagaataaagagattgagGCTTGTGATGAAGCGATATGTGCAGCCATAAGGAAGATCCATGAGCATAGGAGGAGAAGGGCATTTTTCTTGGGGTTCAGCCAATCACCAGTTGAATTCGTAAACGCGCTGATGGAATCGCAGAGCAAGGATCTGAAGGTTGTAGCGGGAGAAGCCAGTCGAAATGCTGAGAGAGAGCGTGGATCAGACTTCTTCAACCAACCTTG GGTCGAAGATGCAGTGATACGTTACTTGAACCGGAGGCCAGCAGCTGGGAACTAG
- the LOC106416414 gene encoding probable inactive leucine-rich repeat receptor-like protein kinase At3g03770 isoform X1 yields MAHSKVLPLLLLSCALFLQNTHQLQNSQTQVLYQLRKHLESPKALESWGSYYGDLCQIPPTPHMSISCEGNSVTELKVMGDKLSKPAGIMFHGSPLPNRTLSKAFLIDSFATTLTRLTSLKSLTLVSLGIFGELPGKIHRLCWLESLDLSSNYLFGSVPPDVSRLVRLQSLILDGNYLNGSVPEALNSLSNLTVLALSHNEISGELPDLSKLDHLHMLDLRENRFDSELPLLPKSLVTVLLSKNSFSGEVSRCFDGLSQLQHLDLSFNQLTGAPSRFLFSLANISYLDLASNKLSGKLPVDLTCGGKLGFVDLSNNRLVGTIPGCLGGSSGERVVKLGGNCLSINGVHEQHQELLCEEAEAKRKGFQSRKIGTLVAVVSGAVLVLVLFAFGLLMLCTKRRSCCCSKDKSVPQARLKAVTDNNTQTSLSSQVLASARLISQTAKLAAQGVPSCRSFSFEELKEATDDFDSSRFLGEGSLGKLYRGTLENGSSVAIRCMVLSKKFSSQSIRSHLDWMSKLNHPHLLGFLGHHCTQTNGEYEPAATVLYLVYEYMPKGTYRAHLSESCPEKILTWPDRLAILIEIAKAVHFLHTGVMPGSFNNQLKTNNILLDGHKIAKLSDYGVSAITEENEKLEVCSFYLKFVFFSLILISQDSTLQIKSEGHKSKYNVAKREDDVYNFGFVLLESLVGPLPTTKGEAFLLNEMTSFGSQDGRQKIVNPTVLTTSSQESLAIAISIANKCVLLEPSARPSFEDVLWNLQYAAQMQSAADAERKSDTSL; encoded by the exons ATGGCTCATTCAAAGGTCTTACCTTTACTCCTTCTCTCATGTGCCCTGTTCTTACAAAACACCCACCAGCTTCAAAACTCTCAGACCCAAGTCCTCTACCAGCTCAGAAAACATCTAGAATCCCCCAAAGCTCTCGAATCTTGGGGAAGCTACTACGGAGACTTATGCCAAATCCCTCCAACTCCCCACATGAGCATCTCCTGCGAAGGCAACTCCGTCACAGAGCTTAAAGTCATGGGAGACAAGCTTTCAAAACCAGCTGGTATTATGTTCCATGGATCTCCCCTCCCGAACCGCACTCTCTCCAAAGCCTTCTTGATAGATTCCTTCGCCACGACGCTGACGAGGCTCACGAGCTTGAAGTCTCTCACCTTAGTCTCTCTAGGCATCTTTGGTGAGCTCCCAGGGAAGATCCATCGCTTGTGTTGGCTCGAGTCCTTGGATTTGAGCTCGAATTACCTCTTTGGTTCCGTCCCTCCTGATGTTTCAAGATTGGTTAGGCTTCAGAGTCTGATCCTTGATGGAAACTACTTAAACGGCAGCGTTCCCGAGGCGTTGAACTCGCTGAGTAATCTCACTGTTCTTGCTCTGTCCCACAATGAGATCTCTGGTGAGTTGCCTGATCTTAGTAAGTTAGATCATCTCCATATGCTGGATCTAAGAGAGAACCGGTTTGATTCTGAGCTACCTCTGCTGCCTAAGAGTTTGGTTACTGTTCTACTGAGCAAGAACTCATTCTCTGGCGAAGTTTCCAGATGTTTTGACGGTTTGTCTCAGCTTCAGCATCTTGACTTGTCGTTTAATCAACTCACTGGAGCTCCATCTCGGTTCTTGTTCTCATTGGCTAACATTAGTTACTTAGACTTGGCGTCTAACAAGCTGAGCGGGAAGCTACCGGTTGATCTGACATGTGGAGGCAAACTTGGGTTCGTGGATTTGTCTAATAACAGATTGGTTGGGACGATTCCTGGTTGCTTGGGAGGGTCTTCTGGTGAGAGAGTTGTTAAGCTCGGTGGGAACTGTTTGTCTATAAATGGAGTTCATGAGCAGCATCAGGAACTGTTATGTGAAGAGGCTGAAGCTAAGAGGAAAGGGTTCCAAAGTAGAAAGATTGGGACTTTAGTTGCTGTGGTTAGTGGAGCTGTTCTAGTTCTTGTTTTGTTTGCGTTTGGACTACTCATGTTATGCACAAAGCGCCGCTCGTGTTGTTGTTCAAAAGACAAGTCAGTGCCTCAAGCTAGGCTTAAGGCTGTGACTGATAATAATACACAGACCAGTCTCTCTTCTCAAGTTCTTGCTAGTGCAA GGTTAATCTCTCAAACAGCAAAGCTAGCTGCACAAGGTGTGCCCTCATGCAGGTCGTTTTCTTTTGAAGAGTTAAAGGAAGCCACAGATGATTTCGATTCATCACGTTTCTTAGGTGAAGGCTCCCTTGGAAAG CTATACAGAGGAACGTTAGAAAATGGAAGTTCCGTAGCTATAAGATGTATGGTCTTATCAAAAAAGTTCTCTAGCCAAAGTATCAGAAGTCACTTAGACTGGATGTCTAAGCTCAACCATCCTCATCTCCTTGGCTTCTTAGGCCATCATTGCACTCAAACCAACGGAGAATACGAGCCTGCAGCGACCGTACTCTACCTTGTATACGAGTACATGCCCAAGGGGACTTACCGTGCACATCTATCAG AGTCTTGTCCGGAGAAGATCCTAACGTGGCCAGATAGACTAGCGATTCTGATAGAGATAGCAAAGGCagttcattttcttcacaccgGTGTTATGCCTGGCTCCTTCAACAATCAGCTGAAGACGAATAACATTTTGTTGGATGGACACAAGATTGCTAAGCTTAGTGATTATGGAGTATCTGCCATCACTGAAGAGAACGAAAAGCTTGAGGTTTGCTCTTTTTATCTTAAGTTTGTATTCTTTTCTTTGATACTAATAAGTCAGGACTCAACTTTGCAGATAAAGTCAGAAGGACATAAGTCAAAGTACAACGTGGCTAAACGAGAGGATGATGTGTACAACTTTGGATTCGTACTTCTGGAATCTCTCGTAGGACCGTTGCCCACTACAAAAGGAGAGGCCTTTCTTCTCAACGAAATG ACGTCATTTGGGAGCCAAGACGGTAGACAGAAGATAGTGAATCCAACGGTGCTAACAACTAGTTCGCAGGAGTCTTTAGCTATTGCCATCTCAATAGCCAACAAGTGCGTTTTGCTTGAACCTTCGGCAAGACCTTCCTTTGAAGATGTTCTATGGAACTTGCAGTACGCAGCTCAAATGCAGTCTGCCGCTGACGCTGAACGCAAATCTGACACGTCCTTGTGA
- the LOC106416414 gene encoding probable inactive leucine-rich repeat receptor-like protein kinase At3g03770 isoform X2 — MAHSKVLPLLLLSCALFLQNTHQLQNSQTQVLYQLRKHLESPKALESWGSYYGDLCQIPPTPHMSISCEGNSVTELKVMGDKLSKPAGIMFHGSPLPNRTLSKAFLIDSFATTLTRLTSLKSLTLVSLGIFGELPGKIHRLCWLESLDLSSNYLFGSVPPDVSRLVRLQSLILDGNYLNGSVPEALNSLSNLTVLALSHNEISGELPDLSKLDHLHMLDLRENRFDSELPLLPKSLVTVLLSKNSFSGEVSRCFDGLSQLQHLDLSFNQLTGAPSRFLFSLANISYLDLASNKLSGKLPVDLTCGGKLGFVDLSNNRLVGTIPGCLGGSSGERVVKLGGNCLSINGVHEQHQELLCEEAEAKRKGFQSRKIGTLVAVVSGAVLVLVLFAFGLLMLCTKRRSCCCSKDKSVPQARLKAVTDNNTQTSLSSQVLASARLISQTAKLAAQGVPSCRSFSFEELKEATDDFDSSRFLGEGSLGKLYRGTLENGSSVAIRCMVLSKKFSSQSIRSHLDWMSKLNHPHLLGFLGHHCTQTNGEYEPAATVLYLVYEYMPKGTYRAHLSESCPEKILTWPDRLAILIEIAKAVHFLHTGVMPGSFNNQLKTNNILLDGHKIAKLSDYGVSAITEENEKLEIKSEGHKSKYNVAKREDDVYNFGFVLLESLVGPLPTTKGEAFLLNEMTSFGSQDGRQKIVNPTVLTTSSQESLAIAISIANKCVLLEPSARPSFEDVLWNLQYAAQMQSAADAERKSDTSL; from the exons ATGGCTCATTCAAAGGTCTTACCTTTACTCCTTCTCTCATGTGCCCTGTTCTTACAAAACACCCACCAGCTTCAAAACTCTCAGACCCAAGTCCTCTACCAGCTCAGAAAACATCTAGAATCCCCCAAAGCTCTCGAATCTTGGGGAAGCTACTACGGAGACTTATGCCAAATCCCTCCAACTCCCCACATGAGCATCTCCTGCGAAGGCAACTCCGTCACAGAGCTTAAAGTCATGGGAGACAAGCTTTCAAAACCAGCTGGTATTATGTTCCATGGATCTCCCCTCCCGAACCGCACTCTCTCCAAAGCCTTCTTGATAGATTCCTTCGCCACGACGCTGACGAGGCTCACGAGCTTGAAGTCTCTCACCTTAGTCTCTCTAGGCATCTTTGGTGAGCTCCCAGGGAAGATCCATCGCTTGTGTTGGCTCGAGTCCTTGGATTTGAGCTCGAATTACCTCTTTGGTTCCGTCCCTCCTGATGTTTCAAGATTGGTTAGGCTTCAGAGTCTGATCCTTGATGGAAACTACTTAAACGGCAGCGTTCCCGAGGCGTTGAACTCGCTGAGTAATCTCACTGTTCTTGCTCTGTCCCACAATGAGATCTCTGGTGAGTTGCCTGATCTTAGTAAGTTAGATCATCTCCATATGCTGGATCTAAGAGAGAACCGGTTTGATTCTGAGCTACCTCTGCTGCCTAAGAGTTTGGTTACTGTTCTACTGAGCAAGAACTCATTCTCTGGCGAAGTTTCCAGATGTTTTGACGGTTTGTCTCAGCTTCAGCATCTTGACTTGTCGTTTAATCAACTCACTGGAGCTCCATCTCGGTTCTTGTTCTCATTGGCTAACATTAGTTACTTAGACTTGGCGTCTAACAAGCTGAGCGGGAAGCTACCGGTTGATCTGACATGTGGAGGCAAACTTGGGTTCGTGGATTTGTCTAATAACAGATTGGTTGGGACGATTCCTGGTTGCTTGGGAGGGTCTTCTGGTGAGAGAGTTGTTAAGCTCGGTGGGAACTGTTTGTCTATAAATGGAGTTCATGAGCAGCATCAGGAACTGTTATGTGAAGAGGCTGAAGCTAAGAGGAAAGGGTTCCAAAGTAGAAAGATTGGGACTTTAGTTGCTGTGGTTAGTGGAGCTGTTCTAGTTCTTGTTTTGTTTGCGTTTGGACTACTCATGTTATGCACAAAGCGCCGCTCGTGTTGTTGTTCAAAAGACAAGTCAGTGCCTCAAGCTAGGCTTAAGGCTGTGACTGATAATAATACACAGACCAGTCTCTCTTCTCAAGTTCTTGCTAGTGCAA GGTTAATCTCTCAAACAGCAAAGCTAGCTGCACAAGGTGTGCCCTCATGCAGGTCGTTTTCTTTTGAAGAGTTAAAGGAAGCCACAGATGATTTCGATTCATCACGTTTCTTAGGTGAAGGCTCCCTTGGAAAG CTATACAGAGGAACGTTAGAAAATGGAAGTTCCGTAGCTATAAGATGTATGGTCTTATCAAAAAAGTTCTCTAGCCAAAGTATCAGAAGTCACTTAGACTGGATGTCTAAGCTCAACCATCCTCATCTCCTTGGCTTCTTAGGCCATCATTGCACTCAAACCAACGGAGAATACGAGCCTGCAGCGACCGTACTCTACCTTGTATACGAGTACATGCCCAAGGGGACTTACCGTGCACATCTATCAG AGTCTTGTCCGGAGAAGATCCTAACGTGGCCAGATAGACTAGCGATTCTGATAGAGATAGCAAAGGCagttcattttcttcacaccgGTGTTATGCCTGGCTCCTTCAACAATCAGCTGAAGACGAATAACATTTTGTTGGATGGACACAAGATTGCTAAGCTTAGTGATTATGGAGTATCTGCCATCACTGAAGAGAACGAAAAGCTTGAG ATAAAGTCAGAAGGACATAAGTCAAAGTACAACGTGGCTAAACGAGAGGATGATGTGTACAACTTTGGATTCGTACTTCTGGAATCTCTCGTAGGACCGTTGCCCACTACAAAAGGAGAGGCCTTTCTTCTCAACGAAATG ACGTCATTTGGGAGCCAAGACGGTAGACAGAAGATAGTGAATCCAACGGTGCTAACAACTAGTTCGCAGGAGTCTTTAGCTATTGCCATCTCAATAGCCAACAAGTGCGTTTTGCTTGAACCTTCGGCAAGACCTTCCTTTGAAGATGTTCTATGGAACTTGCAGTACGCAGCTCAAATGCAGTCTGCCGCTGACGCTGAACGCAAATCTGACACGTCCTTGTGA